The following nucleotide sequence is from Halomarina litorea.
GGCGGCACACCGAGATCCTCCTCGGTCTTGACGAGGTCGCACTGTTCGTCGGTGATAGCCGGCACCGCTATCGCGAGTTCGAAGAGACGATGGAAGCGCTCCAGTACGGCCCGAACCCGGTTGTCGTCACCACGGGACAATACTCACTCCCCGCGACCAGAAAGAGCCTCATAGGCAAGCCTCCCGAGGACCACTGGACGCATCAGCAAGTGCCCCTCGAAGGGGCCGATACGGAGATTATCGTCCGGAAACGGTGGCTGCAGAAAGACGGAGCAGGCACACAACGTGTCTCATCGCTCATCTCGACGTTGCCTGACCTCTCACTGGAGGCGTATTCGCCGGTCGGGAGTTCCGATCCTGATCCAGTCGAGTCCTATCCGTTCCGCGAGTACGATCTGACGCTTCTGCGGAAGGTGATGCAGGAGTTAATCACACAGGGTCGGGCCACAGACCGGGATTACATCCAGGGGCGAGCACTTCTCGTGTTGGTTCGGTCGTTATTCACCAAATTCGGTTGGGCCACTGCGGAGGAGGGCGACCTCGTCACCTGGGACGAACTGTTTGACCTTCTCGTCGAGGAGACGACGTACGTCCCGCTGTGGGTCCAAGAGATGCTTGAGAACACGTTGATCCCGACCTTCGATGGGAACGAGGACGCGTGGGAAGTACGCGTCTCGAAGGCGCTGTACCTGCTGAACCAGACGCCTGCAGTCCCGGCGACGCCAGAGAACCTGGGTCGACTGATGCTCAATGATGTCGAGGCGTCGGTCGAAGACACTATTGCAGAAACGACGTCTGCGCTGAACACCCTCGTCGACAAGCGGAAGGTGCTCACGGAGACCAACGACAAGGGCGACGAGGTGTACACGCTGGTCTCGGAAGAACAGGAGAGTATCCTAAGTCGCGCACAGACGAAGGCCGAGCAGATCTCGCCCCACCAGCTCTCTGCATGGCTCGAGACCCGCCTCCGCGAGAACGACGACTTCTTCCGAAGCGACGGCACACTCCACGAGGCAGATATCGGCGACGAGCGACTTGTCCCGCTTCGATACGAGTACTCTATCCTCGATCCGGTTGGTAGAGCACCGAAGACAGAGTACGATTCGCTCCGAGTTCGCGTGCTCGCAGACGACCCGGACACGGTCGCTGATCAGGTCGAGACCTGGCAGGACGTGAATGATGGCCGAGAGGGCGGGGAGCATATCCTCATCTCGATCGACGTGCCAGAGACGACGCTCGACAGGATTCGGAACGTCATCGGGATGGGCCAGGTTCTCGAAGAAGAGACGGAGAGCCACGAGGAACTCGAACGCGAACACCGAACCGACAAACGTCGTCTGGAGTCGTCCGTAAGCGACCTGCTCGAGAACGCTTCGGTCTACACGGTTCACGATTACGAGGGAGACCGGCCGAACGCCCTTGACGACGTCGTGGAAAGCCAAGTACAGGCTGTCTTCGGCTCGACGCGGAGGGTTCTCTCGCGCCCGCTCGTCGAAGTCGACGACGCGAAGGAGCTTGCCAAGTTCTTCCGCGGGAGTAGTAACTGGCCGCTCGCGGACGACGACGCCGTGATGCTGGGCGTCGATACAGCGACTGCCGAGATCGGAACGACCGGATGGTGTCGTGAGTTCATCGACGAGTACGAATCCAAGACGGCCGTAGACGTCGAGACCCTGCTACAACAGACGCGGACCGCGAACGGAGACTACCGTGGAACACCCCAAGAGTCGATTGCCGCGCTGCTCATCACACTCGCCACATCGAACGAGAAGGTTGCCCTCAAGCAAGACACGGACTACGTCACTGACCCTGCTGCGATCGGTCGTCAGGTGCGGACGAAGGGCGGGCTCACCTCACTTCAGGCCCGATTCGGCGTCGACACGGTCAACCCGAAGGAGATTCGGAACGTCGTTTCGACGGTCCTCGGCCACGACCCAGACGGGGACGACCCGGACGCGTGGGTCGCTGAACTCGGCTCGTGGGTCGCCGACAACAGTGTGCTGGTGAAGCGGACGTTCAAAGGCGTGTCACGAGAGTTCGGCGTTTCTCTCGATACACTCGAGGCTGTCCTGTCACCGGCGTACAGCGACGGCGAGATTACCACGTCCGAGTTGGTCGACGACGGCGTCCAGTCGGAGGCAGAAACGTTCGCAGACGCTCGCGAGCTCTTTGCAGCTGCATCCGGAGAGAAAACGCTCTGGGAGCAGTTCACTGAGACACTCGAATTATTTGAGGAGTGGTACCCGAGTGCGACAATCACCGGTCGTATGCAGACCACTGCTAACAGCGGGTCTGTCCCGACGAAGTCGACGGTGACCTCACGCCTTACGGATGCAACAGGCCACCGGGTCGACGAACTCTCCGAGCAGTATCTTCGAGTGACCGGCGAAGCCACCGACACGACGGATCCAGACGGGATTTGCAAAGAGGTGACTGAGTGGCTCCGTGAAAACGAGTCAGACGTCGAGGCGCTCCTCAAGGACGCCACAGCAACATTCGAAGGCGTCTCGTTCGACGATCTCGAGTCGGTGTTCGAGGCCATCTGGAGTGGCAAGCAGATCTCTGAAGGGGAACTGGTTGACTCATCCGTGCGCCAACAGGCCGAGGGGTACGAAAAGATGCGCGGCCTTCTCGAAGGCGAGCCGAGTCCGTGGTCGGAACTGCAGTCTGCCAACGAGGACCTTCAGGAGAACCATCCGGACTCTCCGACGACCGAGTCGGTAGCGACCGTGCTGAATGCGTCGCGTCCGCCGTCGCTCCAGCGAGTTCGGCAGCTCATCGAGGAAGCGAAGGACCCCAAGCCACGGGGTGCTGATGATGACGCGTGGGCGGAGCTTCAGCGCGTTGCTGAGGAATTGCGGCAGGAGCTTCCGAACGCCGCTGTCACTGACGAGGTGACCGGGTTAGTTGACGCCGACGACCGACCCACCGACGAACGAGCGACGGAGCTACTCGACGAGGCTGAAGAACTATTGGCTCGAATCCGGGAGGTCAGAGGGGCACTAGACGACGTCGACGACGGCAGTATCGTGCTGATCGAAGAGTAGCTATCTCCGGGCAGGCTCGTCGGCAACATTAAAGACGCTCCTGTCAGTCGGTGTTAGCATACTGGATTACGTTCTATGGATGCCGATTCACTCTCTCAACGGAAGGCGCAACTTGACAAAGCCGAACGTGAACACCTCGAAGACGTCGTCGAGGAGTTGCGTGAGCGGGTCGAGAACAACGTCAGCTTCCAACTGACGCAGAAGGGACTCGATGACGAGCCGGAAGATTCTGAGGAGCTAGATGAAGAGACGCAACAGCTCGTCGAGGCGATCGATCTCGAAGCCGTCGATGGCCACACGTGGGACGAGGCGTTCGAACAGTACGTCACGGGTGTCGGGTACACCATCGTCAACCGCCTTGCAGCGCTGCGCTGTATGGAGGTTCGTGACTTCGTCGGCGAGGAAGTAACGGTCTTCAAGGAGAACGGCCTGACTCCGGCCGCCGAGACGCTCGTCCACGAAGAGTTCTTGCTGGAGGACGAGGCCATCCTCGAAGCGTACCACAATGTCTGTGATGAGCTGGGAGAGGAAATCGAGATTCTCTTTGACCGTTCGTCTGCCTACAGCCTGCTTGATCCAGACGACGACACGTTTGAGGAGCTTTGCCGGATGCTCGACGAGGTCCCCGATGAGGTCTGGCGAGCAGATGACGTGCTCGGGTGGGTTTACGAGTATTACAACACGAAACTACTCGACGACCTGCGGCAGAAAGGCGACCGCGTTGGTCTCGACCCCGAAGACGTCCCGCCTGCGAACCAGTTCTATACACCCCACTGGGTAGTCCGGATGCTCACCGACAACTCGCTCGGGAAGCTCTACCTCGAACACACTGGCGAGTTGCAGGACGTGGTCGAAGCCCAGGAAGAATTTAGCCCCGACGAGCGAAAGAATCGACCGCTTTCGCCCGAGGAGTCGCCCGATATTGCTGACTTCTGTACCTATCTCGTTCCGTCCGAAGAGGAAGGTGAGCCGACTGACTTCAAACACCCAAAGGAGCTTCACGTCATCGACCCCGCTTGTGGGAGTGGACATTTCCTGTTGTACGCCTTCGACGTGCTGGAGCGAATCTGGCGTGCCGAGACCGACCTGCCCCACGAGGAGATACCGCGGAAGATTCTGCAACACAACCTCTACGGCGTCGACCTCGACATGCGCGCCTGTCAACTGGCAGCGTTCAATCTGTATCTGAAGGGACGAACTCGGACCGAGGCCGAGGGAGCAGATGACTTCGAAATGCCCGAAGTCGGAATCGTCTGTGCAGACTCGTCAGTCGCCGATATCGACGGCGTCGAGGAGGTGTTCGACGAAGTGGCCGGTGACGACCAGAAAGTCGAAGGCGCACTTCGGCGCATCCTCGACGCGTTTGAGGAAGTTCACGGACTCGGGAGCCTACTCGACGTGCGTGGGACGCTGGGTGACCTGTTCGAGGACGACAGCGATGTAGGTGGCGTGCAGATTACCCTTGACGATGACCCCACAGAGAGCCACACGCTCGGGCAGGTTCTGCACAGCCTACGGGAGGCCGTCGATGAACACCGAGACTCGGACTCGTTCCTTGCACAGGACCTCCGAAGCTTCGTTCGGCTACTGGATATTCTGGCGCAAGACTACGACGTAGCTCTAATGAATCCTCCGTATGGGTCGCGGAACAGGATGCCAAATGTAGTTACTTCCTACGTAAACGAGCACTATCGCTATCGGCCTGAATTTTATATTAACTTCTTTGAAACGTGTGAGTCATTGGTTTCAGACGATGGTCGAGTTGGTATGCTAATACCGCGGACATTTATGTATAAGAGCTCTTTTGAAGACTTCAGAACCGATTTCGTCGGAAGTAGAGGTTCTTTTGACTTTTTGGCCGAATATGGTATTGGAGTATTAGATAACGCTACTGTGCGGACTGTTGGTAGTGTCGTGAGAATCGGAGCAGACAGCCAACAGTCACGGGGGAGTTTCTATAGACTCCATGATCTTAGCTCATCGAAAAAGGAAGAAGGGTTCTTACAGGCAGCATTTTCTGGTACTGAGGAAGAAGGTGTGAAGCGGTCGTTCGAAGTTGATATGGACGAGTTCCGAAGAGTTCCTGGAACACCAATCAACTACTGGGTTCCGGCTTCTATCAGACGGTTATATGAATCAGAGACCGTGTTTGATGCCATTAACGGGGATCTCGATCGGAAGAGCCACGGTACGACCAAACAGGGGCTGATAACTGGTAACAGCGATAGATTTGTTCGGAACTTCTGGGAATCAATTGATTTTGACTGGGTACCTCTAGCAACTGGTGGCGAGGACGCATGGGTAATCCCACAGGCAAATCAAACTGTCCTCTGGGAGGGTGAGGGGAGAGAGATTCGCAGAATCCAGAATTCCCGTACCAGAACGTTCAGTGTCCGATTTGACCAAGCCTTAGCATACAATCGGATCAAGGAAACAGCGAGACGGTTTGGGTTGCTGAATTCAGATTCCATATTCAGCGACACAGGTATGGTGTACGATCCGAATGATAGCCCATTCAAAACCCTTGCTTACGCAAACAGCGATATTCTAACCTACCTCGCACTAGGTCTTACAATCGGAAGGCACTGGAATACGACTGAAGTCGGTAAATTCCCCTGGCCTGATGAACTGGCTGAAGCTGACGCAATAAGTGATCTCGCACGACAACAGTTCTATACGCTAGTGAATATGAGGGTCCATGATTTGACCAGCCCGTATTATATTGGCCCTTCGTTGCTGCCCCACACAGGGGGCTCAGACTCGTTCTACGAGCACCCTCACGCGAAAGACGCACTGGATCATATCTCACACGATATATTCCCAAAACCTGAACAGACCATTCAGAAATCATCACGAATGGCTGAAAAGCTCCGATTGAAACAGCAGAGCGAGATGGAGCACGTTGCCTCGAAAATTGACAATTCCTTATTCGATGCGCTTTCGCTCGGAGACAGCGATAAAAAACAAGTCCGTCAAGAGATCTTCCTTCGAACATCAGAGTCCCCCGAAAATAGAGAGGTCCCGGATCCCGAATCTGTCCCTGAAGTCCCCGACAACATTGATACTCAGGTCAAAGACTTGGTTCATCACTTCGCGATGGAAGCCGTCCGTGAGGAGGATGACGGAGTCATTCCGCTCCACGGCACCGAAAGACAGGCAAACATGCTTGAACGCATCGTTGAGCGCTTCGAGGACGCCTACGGTGATTATGCTGAGGATAGATTAGTTGAGGTTGACAAGATCCTCGGGACAATATCTGCTACCGAAGAGGCCTACCCAAACCTCCGGGAGTTCACTAAGAACGACTTGTTCGACTACCACGTCAACACGTTGGAGAACACGCCGATCATCTGGAAACTCACCACAGAGCGGCTCATTGCCGACTCAACCGACGAGGGATTCGCGTGCTTCGTCGATTATCACAGTCTCGATTCAAGCCTGTTCGACAGGCTCGCGAACCGGTACCTCGAACCGCGGAAGGCCGAACTACGCGAGCGACGGAGCGCTGCAAACCGCCGCCGGGGTGATGACTCACTTTCGACCAATGAACAGGCCGAGGCGGCCGAGCAGTACGAACGCTGTGCGAGCGGTCTCAACCAGATTAGCGTCTTCGAAGAAATTATCCAGGAACTCGGCAGCACCGACGAACGGGACTTCGACGGCGAGGATCGCCAACGTGTCGAGGAACTGGCCCCGAAAGTCGCCACCTTCCGTGAGGAGACCAGCGAGCGCGTGGACGCACTGGCAGAACTGCGCGAACGCGAAGGCGAGAATTGGTTCAAAGACACCTTCTCGGATAAGTTCTGGGAGGCCGTCGACGAGTGGCGCGATGAGTGGCTCGACGCGCTTGACGAACTCGAACGCGCCTGCGAAGAATACGCTAAACCGGTTGATGAACCGGTAGAGGCACACCTCGCGGACCTATTCGATTACTTCAATTGGCGGCTCAAGGGCTCGGACCATTACTCCAGTACGGGCATCCTCTTCATGACCTACTACTTTGAGCGTGAGGGTGCTGACCTGCTCAATGAGGACGGTCAACCGTTTGAGAATCTCACCGAGACCGAAAGCTTGCTCGCCTCACTCGCGATGGGGCTTGACGACCCTTCGATCGTCGACAGTACGTATCTGGAGGCGATGACCGACGATGACGAAAGCGTCGACGACCTCCCGCCGCTTGCGGAGTTCAAGGCGTTGGCTGAGGAAATCGGTGACCGCTGCAAGGCTGTCGACAAGCGAATTCCATCGGATTGGTCCGACCGCGCGCTGTCGGAGATTACGACCGCCGGCTACCAGCCGAACCGGAAACACGGCGTCGAAATCAACATCACGCCGCTGGCGAACGCTGAGGTCGTTCCGAAGACTGTCGACGACAAAGTCCTGTAATCATGCCTGCGACAAAGACCCTCCCAGAGTGCGCCCACGACGCCATCGAGACCGCCATCGACGAGGCAGCCGACGAGGATCCCGTCATTCTCTGGTGGGACGACGGCGGCTATCTCCGCGACATCGTCGAACAAGCCAGCACGCAACTCCGCTGCGAGTTCCGTGCTGCTGAACAGACGCCATTAGAGCTCCGTGCCGAGGCCCCACGCCACCGGACTGTATGGTACGTTCCTCAGCCCAGCAGTGGCGACGTGGACTGGTTCAAGGACGTCGAACACACTGGCGGTGTCGTCGAGCAACACATCGGTAAGCTAGCTGCACGCTGCTTCGAAAACGAACGCCTCCAAGCAGCGACGATTCGCACGGCATACGAGGACGCTGAGGACCGCGAGAAGGTCGCCCAGACGCTCTACGAGGAACTCAACGGCGAGGGTGGCCTCCCGTCACTCCAAGGCCTCCAGACGAAGATCGTGCTGGACGGCCACGACGATCCCGTGCAGTTTGTCCTCGAACACGGGACGCGAAACCTCCCAGAAGGCGATGAACTGCTGAAAATCCGTGACTTGCTGGTCGACGACGGCGTCGCTGCCGTCGAGGGGCAGTCCGACGCTCGCACCATCGTCGAACGAACACGCCGCTGGGCGGTCGCTGAGTGGCTCGTCGACGAAGGACTCGACAAATCGCTGCTCCCGCAGGAGTACCAGCCCGAGCCGAGTACGGGCTTCGGTATCTCGAGGCCCGAACTCCGGTCGGTGCTGAGCAAGACCGAACGGAAAGGGGAGTTGGCGAACGTCTATCTCGACCCAACCAAACGGTTCTGGCACGACATTATTCGCACCCACGACGAGCCGTGGAAACTCGCCGACTGTCCCGTCGACGCCTCGCTCGAACACCGTCTCTGGGACGAGTGGACCCAGTCGTTCAACAGCGGGGACTACGAGACCTGCGTCACCCACGCGAAGCAGCGTCACGAGCGCCTCGAAGCGACGTACGGTGACGTCCCGTGGACGCACGTCTGGGAGCAGGCTATCGACGTGGCACGGCTCGCGAACGAGCTCCAAACCTGGGACGAGCGCGGCGACACGAGCGACGTCGTCGACCTCTACGGTGACGTTGACGAGGGTACCTGGCAGATCGACAACGCCGTGTTCAATTTGGTCGTCTCAGGCAAGCCCGAGAAGAAACTCTCCCAGGAGCATCCGGCGACGGCCACGCTCGATAACTTCCGAACCTCTCTGGTGGAGTCGCAGTACCTGGAGTATCTCACCGATCTTGGCGACCTCGTTGTCGACCAAATCGACGCTGGATCACCGTTTGTCGGTGAGAACCACGCTCACCAGTTCTTCGCCGAAGAGCAAGAACATCTTCAGAGTGGCCAGAGTGTCGCGCTGTTCATCATCGACGCGCTACGCTTCGACCTCGCCCACGAACTCGCAGAATCCATCCGACGCGAGATCCCCCAGCTCGAAGTCGAGGAGAGTACGTGGGTCGGTACGCTCCCATCCGATACCGAGTTCGGGAAGGCTGCGCTCACGCCCGGAAGCAAGTTCAGCTTCAACATCGACCTTAACGACGGAGAGTTGGTCCCAGAGCGAAATGGGCGAGAAATCACTAACTACCGTCGGCAGACGCTCCTCGAGAACGACGGTTGGAGCTACATCATGCGGGATGAAGACGACGAGGTTGGCTGGAGCAACACTCGTGTCGCCTACTACTGGAACGATATCGACGAGACTGGTGAGAAGGAGCTGACGAATTTCGAGGAGCTGTTCAGCGACCGCATCGACGCCATCTCGCGTATCATCTGCGAGAAGTTGCGAAAAGGCGAGTGGGACCGTGCGTACATCCTCTCAGACCACGGCTTCGTCTCGCTCCCGAGGCACGTCGACATCGACGACCTGCATCCGCCAGCTAAAGCGGAGAAAGTCACCCGTCGATGGGTCGCAGGCAAGAATCTCGACGACGATGCACCAGGAGTGTTGCTCGATGAGGATACCCATCTGGGCTATCTTGACGAGGACGCCAGAGTTAGCATCCTCGCCGATCCGATCCAGCGCTTCCGCAATCAGGGACTCCCAGATGCTCGGTTCTACCACGGTGGCGTCCTCCCTCAGGAGTTCGTACTGAACTTCGTCACCATCACGCAGGAATAACTATCCATGAACGACCTCGCACCCGGAGATACGATTCTTCTCAATGACAATCCCGCCGAGGTCATCAAGACGTACTCCGTCGGCAACCTCGAGTACCTTCGGGCCTACGTTGAGAACGTCGGCGTCAAGACCGTCTGTATTGACGACGTGGACATCGAGCGAAAGCAGGACCAAATCGGTGCTCTCGAACCTGCGACGGCTTCTCAACTGCACCCTGAGCACGAGTCAGTCTCCGCTGAATGGTTCGACCTCCGGTCACAGGCGCTCCAGCTCCAGATCGCCCACGAACAGGGCCAGCTACTGAGTATCTCAAACTCGCTCGTCCGCCTCGAGCCGTACCAACTCGCCTGTGTGAACTGGGTGATGCAGAAGCTCCGACAGCGAGCGCTCATTGCGGACGACGTCGGGTTGGGGAAGACCATCGAAGCGGGGCTCATCCTCAAAGAACTCACCGCTCGCAACCGCGCCGACCGCGTCCTGTTCGTTGTTCCGGCCCATCTTCAGAAGAAGTGGATTCGTGACATGGACCGCTTCTTCGACATCAGCCTCACACCAGCGGATCGTCAGTGGGTCGAGGGAGAGCGACGTCGTCTCGGCGAAGAGGCAAACATCTGGGACCAGGACCACCAGCAGATGGTTACGAGCATGGCGTTCCTCCGCCAAGAGGAGTTCCGCGATGAGCTTGACGACGCGTTTTGGGACATCGTGGTGGTCGACGAAGCACACAAGGCGGCCAAGCGTGGCGAATCCCCAAGTAAGACGTCGAAGATGGTTGAGCGGGTGGCCGATAACTCCGACTCGTTACTCCTGCTGAGCGCAACACCCCACGACGGTAAGGGCGAGGCCTTCCGGTCGCTCATCGAGTACATCGACCCGTTCCTCGTCGCCGAAGACCAGGATCTCTCGAAAGAGGCGGTCGACCGCGTGATGATGCGCCGCGGCAAGCAAACCATCTACGACGACAACGGTGAGCGAATCTTCCCGAATCGGGAAGTCGGGACCATCCCCGTACAGATGACCCACGAGGAACGCCAGTTCTACAGAGCCGTGACAGACTACGTCAAACACGTCTACAATCGCTCTGAGCAGCTCAACGAGCCCGCCGTGGGCTTCGCGATGGCACTGATGCAGAAGCGCCTCGTCAGCAGTATTGGAGCGATCAAGGCAACGCTTAGCCGCCGACTCGCGAACCTCGTCGACCAACAATCGACGGCGACGTCATTGTCTGAAGAGGCCCAAGCCTATCTCGAGGGAGAGGACCTCGACGAACAGGACCAGCAGAAGGCCGAAGAGGAGCTTGCAGGGCTCACGATCACCGAGAGCGACGCCCAACTCGAAGAGGAGATCGAGACGCTCAGAGACCTCGTCTCGCTCGCAGAGGGCATCCCTGTCGACTCGAAGGCCCAGAAGGTCCGACGGTACATCCAGCAACTGCTCGAAGAGCAGCCCAACGAAAAGGTGCTGCTGTTCACGGAGTACCGCGACACGCTCGACTACATCCTCGAACTCGTAAAGGACGAGCCGTGGGCCGACGAGATTCTCGTCATCCACGGCGGCGTTGACAAGGAAGATCGCGCTCGCATCGAGGACGAGTTCAACCACGGTCAGTCCCGTTTGCTCTTCGCGACCGACGCAGCCAGCGAGGGAATCGACCTCCAGCACAGCTGCCACATCATGGTCAACTACGAACTTCCATGGAACCCGAACCGCCTCGAACAGCGGATTGGTCGCCTCCACCGCTACGGCCAGGAGAAGGAGGTCAAAGTGTGGAACTTCTCGTTCGAGGACACCCGCGAGAGCGAGGTGTTCGAGATGCTCCAGGAAAAGGTCGAGAACATCCGCGGCCAGCTGGGGAACACGGCCGACGTGCTGGGGATGCTCGACGACATCAACGTCGACTCACTCATCATGGAGTCCATCCGGAACGACGAACCAGCGAGTGCGACGAAGGAGGAGCTGGAGGAGCTCATCGATGAACGCCAGCGGACGCTCGCAGAGTGGTACGAACGAAGTCTCATCGACACCAGTACCTTCGACGAAGAGAGCCGCCGGAAAATCCAGGAAGTGATGGATCAGTCCGAAGACGTCTACGGTAGCGAAGCCGACATTCGGCAGTTCTTCGAACTGGGCATTTCTGCCCTCGGCGGAGACGTCGAGAAAGCTGGAAACAATCTGTTCCGCGCCGAATTGCCCGACTCACTTCGTCGCTCACGAGACGGCGAACCCTACGGGCCGTTTACGTTCAACCGTGAGTTCGCGATGGACCACGAGGGAATCGAGTACATCTCTCCTGACGCAGACTTGGTTCAGGAACTCATGCAGCGAGTACTCGACAGCGAACAGGGCGCTGTTGGGCTCAAGCTGCTCCCATTCGTCGACGAACCGGGAATCACCTACAACTACCGCGTCAGGTTCGAAGACGGTACAGGCGAGGTGATTCGAGAGGAGATTCTCCCCGTCTTCGTGGATGCGGCACACCGCGATCCACAACAGCGACTCGGTCAGCGGGTCATTGA
It contains:
- the pglX gene encoding BREX-5 system adenine-specific DNA-methyltransferase PglX; translation: MDADSLSQRKAQLDKAEREHLEDVVEELRERVENNVSFQLTQKGLDDEPEDSEELDEETQQLVEAIDLEAVDGHTWDEAFEQYVTGVGYTIVNRLAALRCMEVRDFVGEEVTVFKENGLTPAAETLVHEEFLLEDEAILEAYHNVCDELGEEIEILFDRSSAYSLLDPDDDTFEELCRMLDEVPDEVWRADDVLGWVYEYYNTKLLDDLRQKGDRVGLDPEDVPPANQFYTPHWVVRMLTDNSLGKLYLEHTGELQDVVEAQEEFSPDERKNRPLSPEESPDIADFCTYLVPSEEEGEPTDFKHPKELHVIDPACGSGHFLLYAFDVLERIWRAETDLPHEEIPRKILQHNLYGVDLDMRACQLAAFNLYLKGRTRTEAEGADDFEMPEVGIVCADSSVADIDGVEEVFDEVAGDDQKVEGALRRILDAFEEVHGLGSLLDVRGTLGDLFEDDSDVGGVQITLDDDPTESHTLGQVLHSLREAVDEHRDSDSFLAQDLRSFVRLLDILAQDYDVALMNPPYGSRNRMPNVVTSYVNEHYRYRPEFYINFFETCESLVSDDGRVGMLIPRTFMYKSSFEDFRTDFVGSRGSFDFLAEYGIGVLDNATVRTVGSVVRIGADSQQSRGSFYRLHDLSSSKKEEGFLQAAFSGTEEEGVKRSFEVDMDEFRRVPGTPINYWVPASIRRLYESETVFDAINGDLDRKSHGTTKQGLITGNSDRFVRNFWESIDFDWVPLATGGEDAWVIPQANQTVLWEGEGREIRRIQNSRTRTFSVRFDQALAYNRIKETARRFGLLNSDSIFSDTGMVYDPNDSPFKTLAYANSDILTYLALGLTIGRHWNTTEVGKFPWPDELAEADAISDLARQQFYTLVNMRVHDLTSPYYIGPSLLPHTGGSDSFYEHPHAKDALDHISHDIFPKPEQTIQKSSRMAEKLRLKQQSEMEHVASKIDNSLFDALSLGDSDKKQVRQEIFLRTSESPENREVPDPESVPEVPDNIDTQVKDLVHHFAMEAVREEDDGVIPLHGTERQANMLERIVERFEDAYGDYAEDRLVEVDKILGTISATEEAYPNLREFTKNDLFDYHVNTLENTPIIWKLTTERLIADSTDEGFACFVDYHSLDSSLFDRLANRYLEPRKAELRERRSAANRRRGDDSLSTNEQAEAAEQYERCASGLNQISVFEEIIQELGSTDERDFDGEDRQRVEELAPKVATFREETSERVDALAELREREGENWFKDTFSDKFWEAVDEWRDEWLDALDELERACEEYAKPVDEPVEAHLADLFDYFNWRLKGSDHYSSTGILFMTYYFEREGADLLNEDGQPFENLTETESLLASLAMGLDDPSIVDSTYLEAMTDDDESVDDLPPLAEFKALAEEIGDRCKAVDKRIPSDWSDRALSEITTAGYQPNRKHGVEINITPLANAEVVPKTVDDKVL
- the pglZ gene encoding BREX-5 system phosphatase PglZ; amino-acid sequence: MPATKTLPECAHDAIETAIDEAADEDPVILWWDDGGYLRDIVEQASTQLRCEFRAAEQTPLELRAEAPRHRTVWYVPQPSSGDVDWFKDVEHTGGVVEQHIGKLAARCFENERLQAATIRTAYEDAEDREKVAQTLYEELNGEGGLPSLQGLQTKIVLDGHDDPVQFVLEHGTRNLPEGDELLKIRDLLVDDGVAAVEGQSDARTIVERTRRWAVAEWLVDEGLDKSLLPQEYQPEPSTGFGISRPELRSVLSKTERKGELANVYLDPTKRFWHDIIRTHDEPWKLADCPVDASLEHRLWDEWTQSFNSGDYETCVTHAKQRHERLEATYGDVPWTHVWEQAIDVARLANELQTWDERGDTSDVVDLYGDVDEGTWQIDNAVFNLVVSGKPEKKLSQEHPATATLDNFRTSLVESQYLEYLTDLGDLVVDQIDAGSPFVGENHAHQFFAEEQEHLQSGQSVALFIIDALRFDLAHELAESIRREIPQLEVEESTWVGTLPSDTEFGKAALTPGSKFSFNIDLNDGELVPERNGREITNYRRQTLLENDGWSYIMRDEDDEVGWSNTRVAYYWNDIDETGEKELTNFEELFSDRIDAISRIICEKLRKGEWDRAYILSDHGFVSLPRHVDIDDLHPPAKAEKVTRRWVAGKNLDDDAPGVLLDEDTHLGYLDEDARVSILADPIQRFRNQGLPDARFYHGGVLPQEFVLNFVTITQE
- a CDS encoding helicase-related protein, whose protein sequence is MNDLAPGDTILLNDNPAEVIKTYSVGNLEYLRAYVENVGVKTVCIDDVDIERKQDQIGALEPATASQLHPEHESVSAEWFDLRSQALQLQIAHEQGQLLSISNSLVRLEPYQLACVNWVMQKLRQRALIADDVGLGKTIEAGLILKELTARNRADRVLFVVPAHLQKKWIRDMDRFFDISLTPADRQWVEGERRRLGEEANIWDQDHQQMVTSMAFLRQEEFRDELDDAFWDIVVVDEAHKAAKRGESPSKTSKMVERVADNSDSLLLLSATPHDGKGEAFRSLIEYIDPFLVAEDQDLSKEAVDRVMMRRGKQTIYDDNGERIFPNREVGTIPVQMTHEERQFYRAVTDYVKHVYNRSEQLNEPAVGFAMALMQKRLVSSIGAIKATLSRRLANLVDQQSTATSLSEEAQAYLEGEDLDEQDQQKAEEELAGLTITESDAQLEEEIETLRDLVSLAEGIPVDSKAQKVRRYIQQLLEEQPNEKVLLFTEYRDTLDYILELVKDEPWADEILVIHGGVDKEDRARIEDEFNHGQSRLLFATDAASEGIDLQHSCHIMVNYELPWNPNRLEQRIGRLHRYGQEKEVKVWNFSFEDTRESEVFEMLQEKVENIRGQLGNTADVLGMLDDINVDSLIMESIRNDEPASATKEELEELIDERQRTLAEWYERSLIDTSTFDEESRRKIQEVMDQSEDVYGSEADIRQFFELGISALGGDVEKAGNNLFRAELPDSLRRSRDGEPYGPFTFNREFAMDHEGIEYISPDADLVQELMQRVLDSEQGAVGLKLLPFVDEPGITYNYRVRFEDGTGEVIREEILPVFVDAAHRDPQQRLGQRVIEGDTIKGPPDGGRVRSLLEHEREMRSSAERYVSQRVESRRAELQKRRREETQEELDDLEAYAEAERERIEMFIADYQRKAEAGTNMDIAIRRQRNRLSKLEGRIEKRRYELQRKAQVISLAPEVENLCLTLSI